CGGCTGGGGTGGTTTCTTGACGAGCACAGAACGACATTACAGATTGTGTTTGGAAATCATGTCTCCCTATCTCAGCACTGTTTTTGGCTTTCACCCACTACATTTTCGCTATATAAAGTACAACGCAACCCCAttccttcatcaaaccTCAAACACGTTGCCCTCTGCTTCATTCAAACCTCCCCCTGGCTGAACAGCCTCATGGATTACACTTCCGTCAGCAACTGTCCCTCCTATATTTTCACTCGCcgctgccgctgccgcctcttcttcctccctttgCTGAGCGGACAAGTGGTTTTCTACCAAATTCCCAAGCTCTTGATGCTCGTCATCAAGCATCTCAAGTTGCTCCGAACCCTCTTcaatgctcttcttcattttctttttcgtgTGTATATCtgtatcatcttcatccgctGAGGGTCTTGTGGATCGACGCTTCTTCAAGGATTTACCATCTCCCCAGAGTTCTGGGGGTCGGATGACACCAAATTTGGAGTGGTACAGACCACAGGCTTATAAAAATAGTCAGCTTTAGAGACCGGTTTAGGAGCATACTCTACTAACCATTGCACACTTTATGGTCGATACCTCCCAAAACTAATTTTCTCCACACAGTTGTTTCCGTTCTCATACATATATCACAACTCCCAGGAGGACCCTGCTTGAGCCTCGAAAGGACAGAAAGAGGGATGTCGTGATTACCCTGACCAACATGGACTAACTCATGGTTTTGGCCATTTGACGAAGCAGATTGACCGAAagcatccccatccccatgTTGACTCGTAGAAACCTCAGCCTGTCGTTCTAGTGCTTCCTGGGCAGGCAAAAAATCGGCAAAGGAAGTAGATTCGAGCCTGATAGCATCTTCACGCTCGGGATGAGGCACCGCGTCTTGGTCATCCGTAGCGTCGGATGCattgagatgagagaggatgtACGCCTCAGCACGATTAACAGCTTCGGTTGTATCTTGTTCGTCAGGATGATCTTGCTCATGTTGAGCTGCTTGTAGAGTCCTGGGTTCATGAGAGTCGGGTAGGTGTGTTTGTGTGTCTTGAGACGATGCAGCAGTGCGAtgctcgtcttcttcgtggGAAGAAGCGTGTCCGGTGAGAGGTAATTCGCCTAATCTGCTTCTACGGGGATTCTTGGCTGCTGAGGCTCTACCTTTGCCCTTGGGGTCGAGTTCTTGAGAAAGGGGTCCAATAAGGTAAGATTGATAGAATGTACGAGAGACTTCGCCTTTCGGCGGTCTACCTCTACGTCGACGAGCAAGCgcgggagaagagaatgcaCCGGTCAGGTACTGATTATCGGTCTACAAAAAAGTAAGCTTTGATGACAAGACAGCCGGTTCACTTACATGCTCCTCTGTCAGCAAATTCTCCACAAACGTGCCAACAGATCTCAAGTTCGACaacaccttttccttttgaTCCACTTCTCTCACTTCTAGCTCTTTAACTTCCTTCACAAGGTCTATgatcctcttttcctccaatGTCTTATCATCGCGCGTCTTTACAAATTCACCCCTGACGGGAGGCAACGTGCTTTCAAGATAAGAAATGGAGTTTTGCATATCTGTCTGGGCAGCTTGCAACACTTCCACGTCCTCGGAGAAGATGTCcttgggaaggaggggaataACGGATGAGTCGCTGCTAATTTCGTCAATGTCGGCATCAGGATGAGCTCGTAAATGGGATATCTGATTCTCGACTTTGACAATGGCCGCTTTGGTAAGAGCAAGATCTTCCATGAtaatcctctccatctccgtGTTGAGAGCTGCAGCGAGGCCAACAGCTGCACTGGTTCCAGGAATCGGTACCTGCCccggaagaggaaatgggaTAGACACATTGCCAATTTTGAAGGGAGAGATATGGGGACCCTCAGCCTTTTCCTGGTGTTGCATCTGAGGGTCATCATGCCCCGTGGCGACAGCCGCGAGCTCCCCTAATCTTCCACTTTCAGAATCTTTCAGGAAGGTCTCCATCCCTTGCATCCAGTTTGCTTCGTTGCCTTCTGAAAAGTCGACACCAGTAATGTCAGTGAGCGCTGCCAGAATAGTGTGGGAGTgtgcttcttgctcttgagTTTGGGCATCACCTTCTTGCGAGACCTGCTGCTCATCGTCATGCGATTCTCCTGCCCTCGATTGGCCAGGAGTAGGCTGATGTTCGGCATCCTGAACCGCATGGTGAAAATCGCTTCCTTCGGTTCCACCTTCTAACGCAGCAATCTGCTCCTTCAATCTCGCATTCTCCTCTGACAGTATACGCGAGGCGTTCTCAAGTGCCGCGCCCTTTTCAGCCTGCCTGCTCCTCGACCTGTCTGCCGCCAGACGGTTCGCTTCCCGTCGTCTAAAGTCGGCAGCGGACCCTGGAACAGTGCCGCGGGCCTTGGATGGACGGCCCGTTTTGTTATGCGTTGGGAGGGTTGTGGGACTGGTGATGGGGATGCTGAATCCTGAAGAGCCTGATGGTGGTTTTCTGTATGCTGAGGCGAGTTGTCTGCGAGTGCTGGATCTATAACCGGGTCGAGGACTAAGTGGTCCATTGTGGTTTTTGTAGGCGGACGTTGAGAGTGGAGGAaacatcaacaacaacaaaacaAGAATGACATGGCAATTTCTCACATCACTTCAACCACGTGCCTATAAGAATGAGGTTGGGAAGACTTATCAAACGAGGCACGCGATATATTAATAAATATAGGCTCGCAAAGCCCGATGGGATCCGAAGAGAGTTTGTTTAAGTGCCGTACAAATCGAGCAGCACACATATATCCACAACAACTCTGGCTTTCTCTGTAGTCGAGAGCCGAGTAGAAACAACAGCTACCTATGAGGCCTCCTATCACCATTTCCAAGTCCGGCCTCAAAAATGCCCTCAAGGTTTCTTCAAGACCACCCATCTCCGTCCCCGCAAACGCATCTCgaaacctccacctcgctCGACCTGCGTTCCCTTCAAGACCCGTCAGAGCCTTCGTGTCTAAATCGGTTCATGTAACCTTCAAGAGGAATCATTCACATCACGCTCCACAGCCCACCGAACCTATTCCTGAAATTTTCTCCGAAAATACTTATGATATTGTAATAATTGGCGGTGCAAACGCTGGCTTAGCATTTGCCTGTGCTCTCTGTAAGTAGTGCCTGCCTAAATCGCCGTGTCAGACTAACATGatattctttttctccaagTGTCTCAACCGACAATCTCCAAGTCTTGTCGGATACTTTTGGTGGAAGGCTCATCTTTGGATCGCACTCGTAACTGGCCCGAATCAAGCGAATGGGAGAACCGAATCAGTAGCTTAACCCATGAAAATATTGAATGGCTCGAGAGTAAGTGCAAAGGGGATTTGATGAGTAGCAGTTTGCTGATATGAAATCTAGGCATTGGTGTGTGGAAACACATCACAAACGATAGATCTTGCCCTGTCCATGAAATTATTGTACGTCCGAATGCCTGTCAACTACAACCTTGTTTTAACACAGCCTCAAGGTCTGGTCGAACCCTTCCCCTACTGAAACACCCACAATCCACTTCCCTCCCGTCGGACGTCCTTTGGCCCGTATGACAGAAAATCTCAATTTGCAAAAGGCTCTTCTCCGACGTATCGAAGAAACAGGTAAAGGCATCGTCGACATTCGTGAAAAGTCTAGAGTAGGGGAGATGCGACTTGGCGAAGGTGGTCGATGGGTTGGTCTGCGAATCGGTGATGAATGGGTCCGGGGATCCCTGGTAGTTGGAGCAGATGGTCCGAACTCCCCAGTCAGGCATTTCTCGGAGATTGAATCATACGGTCATGGGTACAACACCCATGCTGTGGTCGCTACCCTTAACCACGACCCCGATCCGCTATACCCCAACACTACTGCTTTCCAGCGCTTTCTCCCTACCGGACCCATagccttccttcctctctccgaTACATCATCTACGCTGGTGTGGtccactcttccccaaAACGCTGCTGCTCTCAAGAAACTTTCTCATGATGCCCTCACTCAAATGGTCAATGCTGGGTTTACTCTGCCCGAAGAGACACTTAACAGCTTGTACGAGGCCATGCTGTCTGCTCAGTCTGAAGGAACACCTTTGACAGCACCCCAAATCGTCACTCTCATCGCTAcccttcccattccttctaCAGCCTCCGACCAGCCCGTCCTCCCACCTGCCATCACATCTATCCACCCCCCTTCGGTcgcttccttccctcttcgTATCTCACATGCCACATCCTACCTCGGGGAACGTACCGCTCTTGTGGGCGACGCGGCACATACGATCCACCCTCTGGCTGGGCAAGGGCTAAACATGGGTTTGGCTGACGTCAAGTGCCTAGCAGAAGTCCTCGAAGAGACAAGACGATTGGGAGGTGACTTGGGTAGTCTTGAAGGTACAAAAGGTTATCCTAAAGAACGATATCCTTTAAACCACTTAATGTTGAGTACGACGGACAAGTTACACTATATCTTCCGAGCGAGGAACAGGTTGGTCAATTGGGTGAGAGGTACAGGATTTGATGTAATCAACGAGTTGGGGCCTATCAAGCGGATTTTGATGGGCGGTGCGGGATCCGGAGTTGGACTTGGTGGTGCCTCCGCGAGAACAGAAAAGGAGCGGGAATTTGGACGAGCACGTGCGGAAGATGGGTTAAAGCCGGCTGGAGGATGGCCGATGGCGGCTGCGAACGGCGTTGAAAGCTGGTTCGCCCTCAAAGGAGTGATGGGTATGGTCGGCAGCGTGGTTGGAGAAGCTGCAAGGAACGGACTTAGACGAGCTGCAGATGCTGTGGACGGCAAAAGATAAGAAGTATTGTTATGAATGTCACAAATCAGATTTTCATATTTATACCAAACAAGCACGAGCAACTCAATAAGGCAGGATATACTATTAATGCACAGCTATAGATAACGTTAGTTTACATCCACGGGTCGCCCATCACCTAGATCTCAGCCCCTGTAAAACTATCATTAGCGTTTGGTGTCTTCCGATAACCAAATTTCACACTCACACTGCAATCTCTGTTTCTCCTGCACAGGCGTATCCAATTCATCCGCAAAGGGATCCCCAAAGGGGTTATCGTCTTCCTTCGCCAATAAGCCGCTCTTTCCACtgaaatcatcttccaatgAAGCATACTCTCGCGTGACGTGACTCGAAAGGCCCACAGTAGAAGCTTTCTTGTTGGCTACAGTGCCAGAGCCATGAGCAGCTTGCCATTCGGCGTCAGATGAATCATAATCTGAAAAGTCTGACAAAGAGCTACAGCGCATGATATTAGTGTCTGAAAACCTCTTCTGATTGTTGTGAATCATCACTTACCCGCCATAggattcatcatcttcggaATCAGGTTTCATAGGTGGTGGCAAGTTCGCCTGGGTATGCGCGATACTACCAAAGTCCAGATCCTGCAAATCCGAGTATGCCGAAGAAGGTTGTTGGGGTGCGCTTCGGACAGGTGTCCCCACCTCGCTCGCCTGGCGCAACAGCTGTCTTTGCTGTCGCCTCGCCGACTCTCGTTTCTGGTCTTCCTGGATCTTTTGGAGCTCGCCAGTACGGTCAGCTTCGAGTTTCTGGGCGGCCAGTCGCTTGTGCAGAGTAGACGCGTCTGCTGCGTCGTCCTCAGAGTCAGAGTCCAAAACAGCGGGTTTGGAAAGCTAGATAGAAGTTATTTGAGTCGTGTACGACGGGTATGTGGTTAGCAACTTACCCTGTCGTAGAGCTGGATGGCTTCGACGATCCGCTCGTTGGCATCCAACAGGGTCCCAACGTATTCTTCGTCGGTGACGAGTTGGATATATCTAATGATGGATCTTCTCGCCACCTTGGCTTTGTCAAGATTGTCTTGTACCTTGGGGCTCTCCGTAACGTTCTCGACCTCTCTATTGACAAGCTATATAAGATGGGGTGAGTTTTTATGCAACATACACGTAATCTGTTGTCAACTCACACGACAAGCGTTGACTAGATTATTGGCACATTGGATCGCATTCGCGACGGCCACCATTATCTGTggcttctccttctcgaaaTTGAAAGGTGGCCTCTTCGGCTGCTggtttttcttcttcccttgctccttcaacttcctcctgttctcagcttcctcagcagctgctttccttctcctttcttcaatctccgccatatctctcttccttcgcagctccctctcccttctctcaacCTCTGCTTCACGTTGCTCGAGGGCAATACGGGCCTCACGAGCGCGTTTTCGTTCCTCCGCTTCGGCCTTGGCAGCGGCAAGGTCAGTGTAGGTGTCTGCGCCTCTGTTACCAGGAGCAGGATTCCAATCGTGTGAGAAAATGTCATTGTCAAATGTACCTTGTTTAGCAGTTGCGGTGGTAGATGATGTAATGGACGGCTATAATAAGTCAGTGGCGGCACGATCCAAATATAAATGAATACAGACCTTCCTGGCGACTGGCTTGGTACCGTGCCCGGTGTACTTTTGGTAAAGCCCAGCAACCTCGTGCATCCTTGGCTCGTCCTGGATGCCAAGAGATCAACATCAGCCACGAGGTGTACACTTTGGCCAACCATCACGAACCTTGTAATGCAAAGACCATGAATGGAATACCATCAATAGCATTTTCTTGACCTTGGGATCGAGTAATTGCTGTGATCAGCGTCTTATCAGCTTCACGATCGGGTTAATAAACATGGTAACGTACGTCGGTTGCCATCAATCTGAGACGCTCCATCAGCTGCTCATTGGCCCAGTTGAGCTGGAATCCCTTGCCCGCATTCTCTGTGAGAGCTCGCAGAATGACAAGGGCTCGGATTTGGCGATGAACGTTGCCGTacttgagcttcttcctgaTAGCTCGCGAAGCCTCCTacaagagaaagatgtttGTTAAGTTGTGCACTAGAGTAAAATATTAGAGAGGAAGTAATCGTACCGTAGTACCCTGGGGTCCAAGGATGTTCACGCTGTCAACAAGCTCCGAAATACCATCCAGACTGAGTTCCTCGTATCTGTCCGAAGATAGGACCTCAATCCAATCTGTGACTGAGGAGTGGGGTTTGCCCTCTTCGAGAGTGGTAACCAAGGACATGGCTGTCTTGAAGTAGCTGCCTGCCTTGGACATTGTGGACGAATCGTTTATGTAGCTATTTGGTATGGATGCGAAGAGTGGAAAGATCCAAGATGAGCCAGATACCGAGAGACGAGAGACCAGAGGACTTATACCAGCACTTCGGAGCGCCCCTGTATTGCGTCATCATTATATTTAATCAGTCGCCCTCCTTACTAACAAATTTAGTCCCGCTTCTTGCAAacgtctttcttcatttgtTGACATTTGGGTATCCCATCTCTGCAATCTTACACGCAAATGTCCAACGAAAGAGTCAGAGTAAGGCATAATACTTATTATTATATCTATCTAACGTATTCTGCAGGGAATACAGGTCCATAGACCGATCATATATGGCTCTCACGCCAGGCTCCTAACCGAGGCTGAGAGACAATTGGCTCCCGCAGGACGTAAGTCTTCCTATATCGCATAAACCTTGGCTGATCAACTATCTCAGACACCCATCAGTGGACTGTATTTCTCAACTCTGCAGCTTCTCCACCACTGAAGCAAGGGGAACCGCCTGATTATGAGGATATCGACTATCTGCCCGGAGGAGCAGACGACCTGTCATACTTTATCAGAAAAGTGACATTCAAGCTCCATGAAACGTATGCAACACCTAATAGAGGTTAGTATAAGTTCGTTTTAGTTTGATGTCGTCCTAAAATACTGCTTTCCAGTCATCGACAAGCCTCCTTATCGAGTCTCCGAAACAGGATGGGGTGAATTTACCGTTCAGATTCGAATCCAATTCATCCCGGAATCATCTGAAAAGCCTCTCAATCTGCAACATAGTATCAAATTACATCATTGGGGCGCGCCTGTTGAGCCTTTGCCTGCAATATCAGCCGCTCTTACCCCAACCCCGCTCCTACAGAAAGCAACACCGAAATCAAGTTAGAACCTGGCACGCCTGCGCCTCGAGAGGAGTCCGTCACTCCCGCTCCAACAATACAGCAACCTACTAGTGAACCTGCCACAAACGAACCGGAATCAACGCAAGGGACACCAGCGCCTCCAGGCGGAGACACAACTGAGCAAATCAAGGTCGATGTTGCTACACCAACCTTGGAGGTTATTGAATCTTCAGCTACCCCAGCTCCTCTCTCACTTGCCGCCAAGCTACCTATTCACGCTTGGCAATACGATGAAATTGTGTTTTCAGACCCTCCTCGCCAATTCCTCGATATCCTCAACGCCCACCCACcaactcctcttcccgcGAAGAGTCGACGGCCAAGAgatcaaagagaagattaTGAGGCTCGGAAAAAGGGCAAGTCTGCGGCGAGGGGTGCAAGTGTAACAGCATCGGCGCGGGCGAGTCGAGCAGGGACAGTGGACTCTGGTGCAGCTGGTACACCAGCTCCGGCGCAGATTGGGATACCAGGAGAGCCTGGGAGTGCGGATGTGCCTTTGGAGTTTACACAGGAGATGCTCAAGGGTGAACATAACGCGATGTTGGATGCGAGAGTCAAAATTGTCGAGCAGATGGATAGGTGGAGGTACGTATTCTCATTTTCTGTTTAGAGGCTTCCTTAACACGTTAACATAGAGAACGACTTATCGCtttggaaaaggagctGGCCAAGGCAAAAGAGGACGTCAAGGCCACAGCGGCTATGTAAATATGCAGAACAGTGTAGTGTTGTATATCATATTCTTGGTATGCGAGCATACTATATACAGGCTCTCAAAGCAAATTCTAGTCAATAGTGATGAATATGAGACATCGGTACATCAATTAATTTACAGTTCCTTCCAAGGATACTCAAACTTATcgctgttcttcttcctccaaagcttcttcctgtaAAGGCTGTTAGCAGATCCGTACCATTGAACGACACTGACGACAtacttgttcttcttcactgcATGCTCTACGAACACTTCGATACAATGCTGTTTTTTGAAGTCACGAATGAAGGCAGGGTCCCTAAAGGATGATGTTCAGCACACACTAGGACTGATATCCAGATGAACGCCCACTTACCAAAGCTCACTGGCGATACCCAAATCCTTACAACATCGCATGAGGGCATTGGACTTGCAAGCTTCTGTGGCAGTTGCAATACCAGATGGGTCAAAGTATTCTTGTTCGCCTCGGGCCACAGACACTAATCTATGATGGGTTATCCAATCAGTgttccaaaaaaaagactaTTACAGGATGAACTTACCGACCGAGACACACCAAACCCCACTCCCTACTGACGATTCTTGGTCCCACATCCGTCTCCCCTCGAGGAGCTAAACCCCATCCACCAGGACCGAATGCTGCATTCAACGTCCGCCTGTACTTGATCTCAGGGAGATATAATAATCCATCTAATGGGTTGCAAGTCAGGTACCTCCTCCGTCACATTCGTTACTGAAACTGACCAGGCTTGATTTCCACGTCTTCCGGAGCCAATGGCTTCAACAGTTCATCGGCCGCTTCTTTAGCAAATGGCTTCTCGCTCAAGCCTGAAAAACTTGTACTCCAATCTAATCCCACAGGTGCTTCACCAGCGAGCTTGCCCCCTACCCTAGCAGAAGCTGGCGCTGAAGGGAGAGGCTCATAATTCTCGTTGGGCAGTTCACTGAGGGGCGGAGAGACCTtggcggaagaaggggcCGAGAGATGGGCATAATCATCTATAAGAGGCTCTGCagatggcagaggaagatcTTCAGGGAACTCGTCGACAACAGGACGAGATGCAGAGGCAGGCCGAGCGCGAGAAGCAAcgggagaagcagagttAAAGGTGGCTGGTCGAGAATAGGCGGTTGGCTTGGCTCGAGTGGGTACAGCTGTCTTGCGGACGTACCGAGATGCAGCGGGAGCAGTTTCGGCGAGACGGAcagaggtggtggaaagATTGCGAGTGGAAAGCTGAAGAGAGCTGGGGGCACGTCGGACTGTGTTTGCAAGGAGCGACATGATGATAGTATGCAGCCGAAggccaaaaaaagaaatagATGGAAAGGCGAGGTTAAAAAATCAAAAGACACGAGACAGACATGAAGACAAGCTGCTGCAGTGAATGAAACAATGGTCGACGCGCAAATACTTCCCAATCATTGGTGGCAAATTACTTTGGCCGGCTATGCGTGAAGGAGGGTAGAAATGCGCTGCCATCGTCCAACGTTAACAGTCGGAAGAGTCATGAAAATCCCATGGTAGGATCCAAAGCGCATACACAGAAATAGCAGTCAAACAGTAATACAGACAGTGCATTGCGTGGCAGTACGAGCCCAGTACAACATAGCTACAgattcttctcttctctgtccggctccttcttctctttctgtcCGTTCGGCGTTTCTTTTCTTGAGTTGGCAGAGTCCCAGAGGAAGCTAACGTCAACATGTAAGCACGAGTACCCATCGCTCAAATATGACTTACAAATTGCAGCGGAATTTAGGATTTACGTCTTCCCTTGGTCTCTTAGATCTTCCCATATCGTACCCAGCACCAACTGGTCTGATCCTTCGTCAGTATTTACCACGGCTGAATATAGTAACAAATGGACGCACAGAGAGCATAGCCAGAATCGCTTTCCCTTATTAGGTCCAGGTTTCATTACAACTAATATATCGGGTCAGCAGGGCTTGCCGATCAACAGGAATCCATAGCAGGAACTCACTGAAGTCCTTGCATGGTTTATGATGAACTGTGCACAACGGTGGCAGCTTTTTGGCAAAGAGCGTGGACCATTGCGGAGCAGCTTTTGCGTTTTTCTCTGCTCTCTCCGCATCGGCTTCTGCAATGGCTTGCGAAATGAGTtgattctcttcttctgtcatgCCCTGTCTGCCATCTTCCGCAGTTGTGCcggaaggagaggcaaCAAACGAGTCATTATTTGACTGAGGAAGTGGCGCCAAGGAGGGTCGTTTTGAGGTGGGAGGAGCTGAGGACAGTGGTGGCGGGGATTTCCTTTTGCCTTCAGTATGTGGTTGACTgaaaaatgaagagagCTTGGCTTGTGAGGAGGCTGATTTTGAACCAGACGACGATCTCGTAGGTTTCGGTGTGGGCCTGTTCTTTGATTTTGACGATATTAAGATTGgttcgtcatcctcatcgtcatctaATGTCATGTCTATGGGCTTTGCGCTAGATTTCTCTTGCTTGGACGATGAAGTCGCCTCAACGGGAGTACCTTTGCTTGCTTTGGAATATAATTCTTGGCTACGAACAGGGACAGGATTGTCCAAAGAACTGAAAGCAGCTCGAGCGAGGCTGAATGGAGTTGAAACGCTCTCTTCCGGCGCTCGTGCGGGTGAAACAACTTTCGAGGGAGCAAATTC
Above is a genomic segment from Cryptococcus deuterogattii R265 chromosome 8, complete sequence containing:
- a CDS encoding YEATS domain-containing protein 4, giving the protein MSNERVRGIQVHRPIIYGSHARLLTEAERQLAPAGHTHQWTVFLNSAASPPLKQGEPPDYEDIDYLPGGADDLSYFIRKVTFKLHETRSYPNPAPTESNTEIKLEPGTPAPREESVTPAPTIQQPTSEPATNEPESTQGTPAPPGGDTTEQIKVDVATPTLEVIESSATPAPLSLAAKLPIHAWQYDEIVFSDPPRQFLDILNAHPPTPLPAKSRRPRDQREDYEARKKGKSAARGASVTASARASRAGTVDSGAAGTPAPAQIGIPGEPGSADVPLEFTQEMLKGEHNAMLDARVKIVEQMDRWRERLIALEKELAKAKEDVKATAAM
- a CDS encoding mitochondrial genome maintenance protein mgm101 codes for the protein MSLLANTVRRAPSSLQLSTRNLSTTSVRLAETAPAASRYVRKTAVPTRAKPTAYSRPATFNSASPVASRARPASASRPVVDEFPEDLPLPSAEPLIDDYAHLSAPSSAKVSPPLSELPNENYEPLPSAPASARVGGKLAGEAPVGLDWSTSFSGLSEKPFAKEAADELLKPLAPEDVEIKPDGLLYLPEIKYRRTLNAAFGPGGWGLAPRGETDVGPRIVSREWGLVCLGRLVSVARGEQEYFDPSGIATATEACKSNALMRCCKDLGIASELWDPAFIRDFKKQHCIEVFVEHAVKKNKKKLWRKKNSDKFEYPWKEL
- a CDS encoding ubiquinone biosynthesis monooxygenase COQ6, which translates into the protein MRPPITISKSGLKNALKVSSRPPISVPANASRNLHLARPAFPSRPVRAFVSKSVHVTFKRNHSHHAPQPTEPIPEIFSENTYDIVIIGGANAGLAFACALLSQPTISKSCRILLVEGSSLDRTRNWPESSEWENRISSLTHENIEWLESIGVWKHITNDRSCPVHEIIVWSNPSPTETPTIHFPPVGRPLARMTENLNLQKALLRRIEETGKGIVDIREKSRVGEMRLGEGGRWVGLRIGDEWVRGSLVVGADGPNSPVRHFSEIESYGHGYNTHAVVATLNHDPDPLYPNTTAFQRFLPTGPIAFLPLSDTSSTLVWSTLPQNAAALKKLSHDALTQMVNAGFTLPEETLNSLYEAMLSAQSEGTPLTAPQIVTLIATLPIPSTASDQPVLPPAITSIHPPSVASFPLRISHATSYLGERTALVGDAAHTIHPLAGQGLNMGLADVKCLAEVLEETRRLGGDLGSLEGTKGYPKERYPLNHLMLSTTDKLHYIFRARNRLVNWVRGTGFDVINELGPIKRILMGGAGSGVGLGGASARTEKEREFGRARAEDGLKPAGGWPMAAANGVESWFALKGVMGMVGSVVGEAARNGLRRAADAVDGKR